Proteins from a single region of Pseudarthrobacter sp. NIBRBAC000502772:
- a CDS encoding flavin reductase family protein, with amino-acid sequence MTDKTPFEGTFKEMFRRHAAGVAIITVNYQGEPYGFTATSVASLSAQPPRFTFNMARSSSSWPAVANATYLGVHMLGLENQALADRFARTKDRFGGDHWELGPHEVPILKDVAGWLIGKIQMRLSFENNAVVVVEVVDGEVGDDGSPLLYHAGGYGQPVPLDYEI; translated from the coding sequence ATGACAGACAAGACGCCGTTCGAGGGCACCTTCAAGGAAATGTTCCGGCGGCATGCTGCCGGGGTCGCCATCATCACCGTGAACTACCAGGGCGAGCCCTACGGCTTTACCGCCACGTCCGTGGCGTCACTTTCAGCACAGCCGCCGCGGTTCACTTTCAACATGGCCCGCAGTTCAAGTTCCTGGCCGGCCGTGGCCAATGCCACCTACCTCGGCGTCCACATGCTGGGCCTGGAAAACCAGGCGCTGGCGGACCGTTTCGCCCGCACCAAGGACAGGTTCGGCGGGGACCACTGGGAACTTGGCCCGCACGAGGTCCCGATCCTCAAAGACGTCGCGGGCTGGCTGATCGGCAAGATCCAGATGCGGCTCTCCTTCGAGAACAATGCCGTGGTGGTGGTTGAAGTTGTGGACGGCGAAGTGGGCGACGACGGTTCGCCGCTCCTGTACCACGCCGGCGGCTATGGACAGCCGGTCCCGCTGGACTACGAGATCTAA
- a CDS encoding DivIVA domain-containing protein — MALTPEDVVNKRFQPTKFREGYDQDEVDDFLDEIVVELRRLNQENDELRKKLAESGSGVPASSAASAPVVEKVPAPVKADKVESPAKAEVEAKAPDAAKKKEAEPVAPVAAVPAAAPTAANGSTVSAESAAGLLAMAQQMHDRHVADGQSQKDKIIAEAQIEASSLVNDAQEKSRKILGALEQQRSVLERKVEQLRGFERDYRSRLKAYIEGQLRDLDARGSVAAPEVEAN; from the coding sequence ATGGCTTTGACGCCAGAAGACGTTGTCAACAAGCGCTTTCAGCCGACCAAGTTCCGCGAAGGCTACGACCAGGATGAAGTTGATGACTTCCTGGACGAGATCGTTGTGGAACTCAGGCGCCTGAACCAGGAGAACGACGAGCTCCGCAAGAAGCTTGCAGAATCAGGTTCCGGTGTGCCGGCCAGCTCCGCTGCGTCCGCCCCGGTGGTCGAGAAGGTTCCCGCACCCGTCAAGGCTGACAAGGTTGAGTCCCCGGCGAAGGCCGAGGTCGAGGCGAAAGCTCCCGACGCCGCCAAGAAGAAGGAAGCCGAGCCGGTAGCACCTGTTGCGGCCGTCCCGGCTGCTGCGCCCACCGCAGCCAACGGAAGCACGGTTTCGGCCGAGTCCGCTGCCGGACTGCTCGCCATGGCGCAGCAGATGCACGACCGTCACGTCGCCGACGGTCAGTCCCAGAAGGACAAGATCATCGCAGAGGCCCAGATCGAGGCCAGCAGCCTGGTCAACGATGCCCAGGAGAAGTCCCGGAAGATCCTCGGCGCCCTCGAGCAGCAGCGCTCCGTCCTGGAACGCAAGGTAGAGCAACTCCGCGGCTTCGAACGCGACTACCGCTCACGCCTGAAGGCCTACATTGAAGGCCAGCTGCGCGACCTTGACGCCCGCGGTTCCGTGGCGGCACCTGAGGTTGAAGCGAACTAG
- the lspA gene encoding signal peptidase II, with protein MTDHLAADAANPSHSSARPRRALLLSLFAGFAVFAYVLDQLTKLWVTSTMVEGERIPVLPPLLHWYFIRNSGAAFSIGENVTWVFSIIMAGVSIAILFQVRKLGSAWWSLALGLLLGGALGNLTDRLFREPSFGMGHVVDFIQLPNFAIFNIADSAVVSAVAIICILTLKGIALDGSRHVAAPRGEAAQPKDTDGV; from the coding sequence ATGACTGACCACCTCGCCGCTGACGCCGCAAACCCTTCTCATTCATCGGCCCGCCCCCGGCGGGCACTCCTGCTCTCGCTCTTTGCCGGTTTTGCGGTCTTTGCGTACGTCCTGGACCAGCTGACAAAACTCTGGGTGACGTCCACGATGGTGGAGGGTGAACGCATCCCGGTGCTTCCGCCGCTCCTGCACTGGTACTTCATCCGCAATTCCGGCGCCGCATTTTCGATCGGGGAAAATGTCACGTGGGTGTTCTCCATCATCATGGCCGGCGTCTCCATCGCCATCCTGTTCCAGGTGCGCAAGCTGGGTTCGGCCTGGTGGTCGCTGGCACTGGGTCTGCTCCTGGGCGGGGCCCTGGGCAACCTGACGGACAGGCTCTTCCGAGAGCCCTCGTTCGGCATGGGGCACGTGGTGGATTTCATCCAGCTGCCCAATTTTGCGATCTTCAACATCGCCGACTCCGCGGTGGTCTCAGCGGTGGCCATCATCTGCATCCTCACGCTTAAGGGGATCGCCCTTGACGGTTCACGCCACGTCGCGGCGCCACGGGGAGAGGCAGCACAGCCGAAGGACACGGACGGTGTCTGA
- a CDS encoding polyphenol oxidase family protein — translation MFYWRAEVSAGVSVAFTDTQAGNLALHVGDNAADVLQRREALENAAGLTRGSLRFMEQVHGTAVEMMEPATPAPTADAMVSRGLPLAVMVADCIPAVLVGEGPDGPVLAAVHAGRPGIENGILPAAVERMRSAGATAIRAWLGPSICGRCYEVPAELRAQVAAQVPATWAATSWGTPALDLPAGAKSQLEAAGVVIEYAGPCTLENEQLFSYRRSNTTGRFAGLVWSHE, via the coding sequence TTGTTCTATTGGCGGGCCGAAGTGTCTGCTGGCGTGAGTGTGGCGTTCACAGACACCCAGGCCGGCAATCTTGCCCTGCACGTCGGGGACAACGCCGCTGATGTTCTCCAGCGCCGGGAGGCGCTGGAGAACGCTGCCGGCCTAACCCGTGGTTCCCTCCGGTTCATGGAGCAGGTCCACGGCACTGCGGTGGAAATGATGGAGCCGGCCACGCCAGCGCCGACCGCCGATGCCATGGTGTCGCGGGGGCTGCCGCTTGCGGTGATGGTGGCCGACTGCATCCCGGCGGTACTCGTAGGGGAAGGACCAGACGGTCCGGTCCTGGCCGCCGTGCACGCCGGCCGCCCGGGGATAGAAAACGGTATTCTCCCGGCGGCAGTGGAGCGGATGCGCTCAGCCGGGGCCACCGCCATCCGTGCCTGGCTGGGCCCGTCAATCTGCGGGCGTTGCTATGAGGTGCCCGCCGAACTGCGCGCCCAAGTAGCTGCCCAGGTGCCGGCGACATGGGCTGCCACGTCCTGGGGCACGCCCGCACTGGATCTCCCAGCAGGGGCGAAGAGCCAACTTGAAGCTGCCGGTGTCGTCATCGAATATGCGGGTCCGTGCACGCTTGAAAACGAACAGCTTTTCTCTTACCGCAGGTCCAACACCACAGGGCGCTTCGCGGGACTGGTGTGGTCGCATGAATGA
- the hisD gene encoding histidinol dehydrogenase, with product MTISPELPATPPAAAVNFRTVDLRGRDLTLAGLRAAVPRARQHTVADAEQKVLDIIKAVREDGFAALSDLALRFDGVQQVHPRVPAASLARALAELDPAVRSALEESISRARRFADGQRPRDLDVELGDGALVSQNWVPVSRVGLYVPGGLAVYPSSVIMNVVPALAAGVQSIALASPPQKDFGGLPHPTILAAAALLGIDEVYAIGGAQAIAAFAYGVPAHDSGPALEPVDVVTGPGNIFVATAKRLVKGVVGIDSEAGTTEIAILADSTAQPGLVAADLISQAEHDPQAASVLITDSEDLAAAVRSELDRQAAGTKHSARVCQALSGPQSGVVLVENLEQGIAACDAYAAEHLEIMTADAPAVAARIRNAGAIFVGDYSPVSLGDYCAGSNHVLPTSGTAAFSSGLNVTTFLRAIQVINYSRAALQEVSGHIVSLSGAEDLPAHGEAVTARFREAR from the coding sequence GTGACCATTTCTCCTGAACTTCCCGCCACCCCGCCTGCCGCCGCTGTCAACTTCCGGACGGTCGACCTTCGGGGCAGGGACCTGACGCTTGCCGGTTTGCGCGCCGCTGTTCCCCGTGCCCGGCAGCACACCGTGGCGGATGCGGAACAAAAGGTGCTGGATATCATCAAAGCCGTCCGCGAGGACGGCTTTGCAGCCCTCAGCGACCTGGCACTCCGTTTCGACGGAGTCCAGCAGGTCCACCCCCGCGTCCCGGCGGCCTCGTTGGCCCGGGCGCTGGCTGAACTGGATCCGGCGGTTCGCAGCGCATTGGAAGAATCCATCAGCCGGGCCCGGCGCTTCGCGGACGGGCAGCGGCCGCGGGATCTCGACGTCGAACTCGGCGACGGTGCGCTGGTGAGCCAGAACTGGGTGCCGGTATCGCGGGTCGGCTTGTACGTCCCCGGCGGTCTCGCCGTCTATCCGTCGTCGGTCATCATGAATGTTGTCCCGGCGCTGGCTGCGGGAGTGCAGTCCATTGCCCTGGCATCGCCGCCGCAGAAGGACTTCGGCGGCCTCCCGCACCCCACCATCCTCGCGGCAGCGGCCCTGCTCGGCATCGACGAGGTCTACGCCATCGGCGGGGCCCAGGCCATCGCTGCGTTCGCTTATGGAGTACCGGCGCATGACTCCGGGCCGGCGCTGGAGCCCGTTGATGTAGTCACGGGTCCGGGAAACATTTTTGTGGCTACGGCGAAGCGCCTGGTCAAAGGTGTGGTGGGAATCGATTCCGAGGCGGGGACCACCGAAATCGCGATCCTGGCTGATTCAACGGCGCAACCTGGCCTGGTGGCGGCAGACCTGATCAGCCAGGCGGAGCACGACCCCCAGGCGGCTTCCGTGCTCATCACGGACTCGGAGGACCTGGCCGCGGCGGTCCGCTCCGAACTGGACCGGCAGGCGGCCGGCACCAAGCACTCCGCGCGTGTATGCCAGGCGCTCTCCGGCCCGCAGTCGGGAGTTGTCCTGGTGGAGAACCTGGAGCAGGGCATCGCCGCCTGCGACGCCTACGCCGCTGAACACCTTGAAATCATGACCGCTGACGCGCCGGCGGTCGCTGCCCGGATCCGGAACGCCGGGGCGATCTTTGTGGGGGACTACAGTCCTGTCAGCCTGGGCGACTACTGCGCCGGCTCCAACCACGTCCTGCCCACCAGCGGGACCGCGGCGTTTTCCTCCGGACTGAACGTCACCACTTTCCTGCGCGCCATCCAGGTCATCAACTACAGCCGGGCCGCGCTGCAGGAAGTCAGCGGCCACATTGTGAGCCTGTCCGGTGCCGAGGACCTGCCGGCGCACGGTGAAGCGGTCACGGCACGCTTCCGCGAGGCCCGCTGA
- a CDS encoding YggS family pyridoxal phosphate-dependent enzyme produces MNEGTVEDNAGRMADLAERLAAVQRRIDAAVQDAGRAGEVPTLIVVTKFHPAADIRRLAALGVRDVGENRDQEASSKAAELAGLGLNWHFVGQLQSKKAKSVVKYAHALHSVDRLALVDGLERAIAAEQDRTGRGALDCFIQVSLDDDAGAHRGGVAAAEVPLLAERLAAAAGLELAGVMAVAPLGTSPEAAFEKLAAISAALVAEYPGATAISAGMSQDLEAAIRFGATHLRIGSDILGSRPDVG; encoded by the coding sequence ATGAATGAGGGCACTGTGGAGGACAACGCCGGACGGATGGCTGATCTGGCGGAGCGCCTCGCCGCCGTGCAGCGTCGTATTGATGCGGCCGTCCAGGATGCAGGCCGGGCGGGGGAAGTGCCCACGCTGATTGTGGTCACCAAGTTCCATCCGGCCGCCGACATCAGGCGCCTGGCTGCCCTTGGCGTCCGTGACGTCGGCGAGAACCGGGATCAGGAAGCCTCCTCGAAGGCGGCCGAACTGGCGGGCCTCGGACTTAACTGGCACTTCGTCGGGCAGCTGCAGAGCAAAAAAGCGAAATCCGTGGTGAAGTATGCCCATGCGCTCCATTCAGTGGACCGGCTGGCCCTGGTTGATGGCCTCGAGCGTGCCATCGCCGCGGAACAGGACCGGACGGGCCGGGGGGCCCTGGACTGTTTCATCCAGGTCAGCCTCGACGACGACGCCGGCGCGCATCGCGGAGGCGTGGCCGCGGCGGAGGTACCACTCCTGGCCGAGCGGCTGGCGGCTGCGGCAGGACTGGAACTGGCGGGCGTTATGGCTGTCGCCCCGTTGGGCACCAGTCCTGAGGCGGCGTTTGAAAAGCTGGCAGCCATCTCGGCGGCCTTGGTAGCGGAGTATCCCGGTGCAACCGCCATCTCGGCGGGCATGAGCCAGGACCTGGAAGCGGCCATCCGTTTCGGTGCGACACACCTGCGAATCGGTTCCGATATTCTCGGATCGCGTCCTGACGTGGGGTAG
- the dnaE gene encoding DNA polymerase III subunit alpha — translation MTSSNASFVHLHNHTEYSMLDGAARLGELFNETERLGMPALATTDHGYLFGAFDFWKRATDQGIKPIIGVEAYVTPGTARTDKSRVRWGEEHQRKDDISGGGSYTHMTLLSYNNVGMRNLFRASSIGSLDAVFGKWPRLDRELLNTYSEGLIATTGCPSGEVQTRLRLGQYREAMEAASEFRDIFGAENYFCELMDHGLDIERRVTGDLLRLAKDLNLPLVATNDLHYTHEHDAKAHEALLAIQSGSTLLEPSYDNGGSRFAFSGSGYYLKSPQEMRELFRDHPDACDNTLLIAERCDVSFNTGANYMPRFPCPPGEDETSWLVKEVATGLEYRYPGGVPDKVRTQADYELEVITSMGFPGYFLVVADFINWAKKNGIRVGPGRGSGAGSMVAYAMRITDLDPLLHGLIFERFLNPDRVSMPDFDVDFDDRRRSEVIDYVTRKYGDERVAMIVTYGTIKTKQALKDSSRVLGYPFSMGEQLTKALPPAVMAKDIPLADIQNKDSKRYSEAGDFRQLIATDPEAAKVFETALGIEGLKRQWGVHAAGVIMSSDPIIDVIPVMRRIQDGQVITQFDYPTCEGLGLIKMDFLGLRNLTIISDALENIKLNRGLDLDLDSLALDDVASYELLARGDTLGVFQLDGGPMRSLLKLMKPDNFEDISAVLALYRPGPMGANAHTDYALRKNGIQEVIPIHPELKEPLAEILGGTYGLIVYQEQVMAVAQKLAGYSLGQADILRRAMGKKKKSELDKQFAGFSQGMQDNGYSMAAVKTLWDILLPFSDYAFNKAHSAAYGVISYWTAYLKAHFAPEYMAALLTSVGDDKDKSAIYLNECRRMGITVLPPDVNESALNFTPVGTDIRFGMGAIRNVGVNAVEAMVAAREKEGAYTSFKDYLMKVPAVVCNKRTIESLIKAGAFDSLNHHRRALAMIHEEAIDSVITLKRNEAIGQFDLFAGFEEAESEASLSIEIPDLPEWEKKDKLSFERDMLGLYVSDHPLQGLEGLLSQHADQSITSIIGEDGPHDGAIITISGMITSLSRRIAKASGNAYARAEIEDLGGSMEVMFFGQVYGPIASVLAEDLIVVVKGRLQRRDDGAVTLNCMELSVPDLSEGTNGPVLISMPTHKATEAVVTELGDVLRNHRGNSEVRLHLQGDARTEVMGLPVHLRVNPSPSLFGDLKVLLGPTCLDN, via the coding sequence GTGACTTCCAGCAATGCCTCGTTCGTCCATCTCCACAACCACACCGAATACTCCATGTTGGATGGCGCAGCCCGCCTGGGTGAGCTCTTCAACGAGACTGAACGCCTCGGGATGCCGGCTCTGGCCACCACCGATCACGGGTACCTTTTCGGGGCTTTCGACTTCTGGAAGCGCGCGACGGACCAGGGGATCAAGCCGATTATCGGCGTCGAAGCCTACGTCACCCCCGGCACCGCACGGACGGACAAAAGCCGTGTCCGCTGGGGCGAGGAACACCAGCGCAAGGACGACATCTCCGGCGGTGGCTCCTACACCCACATGACGCTGCTGAGCTATAACAACGTCGGCATGCGCAACCTCTTCCGGGCCTCGTCCATTGGCTCGCTGGACGCAGTCTTCGGCAAGTGGCCACGTTTGGACCGTGAGCTCCTGAACACATACTCCGAAGGCCTGATCGCCACTACTGGCTGCCCTTCGGGGGAGGTCCAGACCCGGCTGCGGCTGGGCCAGTACCGCGAGGCCATGGAAGCCGCCTCGGAATTCCGGGACATATTCGGTGCGGAGAACTATTTCTGCGAACTGATGGACCACGGCCTGGACATCGAACGCCGGGTCACAGGGGACCTGCTGCGGCTGGCCAAGGACCTCAACCTGCCGCTGGTGGCCACCAACGACCTGCACTACACGCACGAACACGATGCCAAGGCTCACGAGGCCCTGCTTGCCATCCAGTCGGGTTCCACGCTGCTGGAGCCATCGTATGACAACGGCGGTTCCCGCTTCGCGTTCTCCGGCAGCGGCTACTACCTCAAATCCCCGCAGGAGATGCGGGAGCTGTTCAGGGACCACCCGGATGCGTGCGACAACACCCTGCTGATCGCCGAGCGCTGCGATGTCTCGTTCAACACCGGTGCTAATTACATGCCGCGGTTCCCGTGCCCGCCGGGCGAGGACGAGACATCCTGGCTGGTCAAGGAAGTTGCCACCGGACTGGAATACCGGTACCCGGGCGGTGTCCCGGACAAAGTCCGCACCCAGGCGGACTACGAGCTCGAAGTCATCACCTCCATGGGGTTCCCGGGTTACTTCCTGGTGGTGGCCGACTTCATCAACTGGGCGAAGAAAAACGGCATCCGCGTCGGTCCGGGCCGTGGCTCCGGAGCCGGCTCCATGGTGGCGTACGCCATGCGCATCACGGACCTGGATCCGCTCCTGCACGGGCTGATCTTTGAACGCTTCCTCAACCCGGACCGTGTGTCCATGCCTGACTTCGACGTTGACTTCGATGACCGTCGGCGGTCCGAGGTCATCGACTATGTGACCCGGAAATACGGCGACGAGCGCGTGGCCATGATTGTCACATACGGCACCATCAAGACCAAGCAGGCACTGAAGGACTCCTCCCGTGTGCTGGGTTACCCGTTCAGTATGGGCGAGCAGCTGACCAAGGCGCTCCCGCCGGCCGTGATGGCCAAGGACATCCCGCTCGCCGACATCCAAAACAAGGACTCAAAGCGCTACAGCGAGGCCGGTGACTTCCGCCAGCTGATCGCAACTGATCCCGAGGCCGCCAAGGTCTTCGAGACGGCTCTCGGCATTGAGGGGCTGAAGCGCCAATGGGGCGTGCACGCTGCCGGCGTCATTATGTCCTCGGACCCCATCATCGATGTCATCCCGGTCATGCGGCGCATCCAGGACGGCCAGGTGATCACGCAGTTCGACTACCCCACCTGCGAGGGCCTGGGCCTGATCAAGATGGACTTCCTCGGCCTGCGGAACCTGACGATCATTTCCGACGCCCTGGAGAACATCAAGCTCAACCGCGGCCTGGACCTGGACCTGGACAGCCTGGCCCTGGATGACGTGGCCTCCTATGAACTGCTGGCCCGTGGCGACACCCTGGGCGTGTTCCAGCTGGATGGCGGCCCCATGCGCTCCCTGCTGAAGCTGATGAAGCCTGACAACTTCGAAGACATCTCCGCCGTGCTTGCGCTCTACCGGCCCGGTCCCATGGGCGCCAACGCGCACACCGACTACGCGCTGCGCAAAAACGGGATCCAGGAAGTCATCCCGATCCACCCCGAACTCAAGGAACCCCTTGCTGAAATCCTCGGCGGAACCTACGGCCTGATCGTCTATCAGGAGCAGGTGATGGCCGTAGCCCAGAAGCTCGCTGGCTATTCCCTCGGGCAGGCAGACATCCTGCGGCGCGCCATGGGCAAAAAGAAGAAATCCGAGCTGGACAAGCAGTTCGCCGGATTCTCCCAGGGCATGCAGGACAACGGCTATTCCATGGCCGCCGTCAAGACCCTGTGGGACATCCTGCTGCCGTTCTCCGACTACGCCTTCAACAAGGCCCACTCCGCCGCCTATGGCGTGATCTCCTACTGGACCGCCTACCTGAAGGCGCACTTTGCGCCGGAATACATGGCTGCCCTGCTGACGTCGGTCGGTGACGACAAGGACAAATCGGCAATCTACCTCAACGAATGCCGGCGCATGGGGATTACCGTGCTGCCGCCGGATGTGAACGAATCCGCGCTGAACTTCACCCCGGTAGGCACCGACATCCGCTTCGGCATGGGCGCCATCCGCAACGTAGGGGTCAACGCCGTCGAAGCGATGGTGGCCGCGCGCGAAAAGGAAGGCGCCTATACGTCCTTCAAGGACTACCTCATGAAGGTCCCCGCCGTGGTCTGCAACAAGCGGACCATTGAATCCCTGATCAAGGCCGGAGCCTTCGATTCCCTCAACCACCACCGGCGTGCGCTGGCGATGATCCATGAAGAGGCCATCGACTCCGTCATCACCCTCAAACGAAACGAAGCGATCGGCCAGTTCGATCTCTTCGCCGGTTTCGAGGAGGCCGAATCCGAAGCGTCGCTGAGCATCGAGATCCCTGACCTGCCGGAATGGGAGAAGAAGGACAAGCTCTCCTTTGAGCGGGACATGCTCGGCCTGTATGTGTCGGACCACCCGCTGCAGGGCCTGGAAGGACTCCTCAGCCAGCACGCGGACCAGTCCATCACCTCGATCATCGGCGAAGACGGGCCGCACGACGGCGCCATCATTACGATCTCCGGCATGATCACCTCACTTAGCCGCAGGATCGCCAAGGCGAGTGGCAACGCCTATGCCCGTGCCGAGATCGAAGACCTCGGCGGTTCGATGGAGGTGATGTTCTTCGGCCAGGTCTACGGCCCTATCGCCTCGGTCCTTGCCGAGGACCTGATCGTGGTGGTCAAGGGTCGCCTGCAGCGACGGGACGACGGTGCCGTGACGCTGAACTGCATGGAACTGTCCGTTCCGGACCTCAGTGAAGGGACCAACGGCCCCGTGCTGATTTCGATGCCCACCCACAAGGCAACCGAAGCTGTTGTCACCGAACTGGGCGATGTGCTTCGGAACCACCGGGGGAACTCTGAAGTCCGGCTGCACCTGCAGGGGGACGCCCGGACGGAAGTCATGGGCCTCCCCGTCCATCTCAGGGTCAACCCCAGTCCGTCATTGTTCGGTGACCTGAAGGTGCTCCTGGGCCCAACCTGCCTGGATAACTAG
- a CDS encoding YggT family protein, translating to MGIVFGLVYIALLLFFVALIIRLVFDWVQMFAREWRPRGVALVVAHTVYSITDPPLKGLRRLIPPLRLGGVTLDLGFLVLFIAVSIAMAVTRGFA from the coding sequence ATGGGAATTGTTTTCGGACTTGTCTATATCGCCCTTTTGCTGTTCTTCGTGGCGCTGATCATCCGGCTGGTCTTTGACTGGGTCCAGATGTTTGCCAGGGAATGGCGTCCGCGTGGTGTCGCCCTCGTGGTGGCCCACACGGTGTACTCGATCACCGATCCGCCCCTCAAGGGGCTCCGGAGGCTGATCCCGCCGTTGAGGCTCGGCGGGGTGACTTTGGACCTCGGGTTTCTGGTCCTGTTCATCGCCGTCAGCATCGCGATGGCGGTCACCAGGGGTTTCGCGTAA
- a CDS encoding RluA family pseudouridine synthase, whose amino-acid sequence MSERVVVADEFGGTRADAGLAKLMGISRSMAATLIAEGNVVSRGKKLGKSARLVAGDVLEVTVPERRDPLEVVEEVVEGLKILLDDDEFVVVDKPVGVAAHPSPGWVGPTVVGGLAGAGFRISTSGSPERVGIVHRLDVGTSGVMVVAKTERAYTALKRAFKERTVEKVYHAVVQGLPDPLEGTIDAPIGRHPGHDWRFAVIEDGRPSITHYEVLEAFGKATLVEVHLETGRTHQIRVHFSALRHPCAGDLTYGADPRLAATLGLTRQWLHARQLGFDHPVTGERVTVTSEYPQDLAFALEVLESGEA is encoded by the coding sequence GTGTCTGAGCGTGTGGTGGTCGCCGACGAATTCGGCGGAACGCGGGCGGACGCAGGGCTCGCCAAGCTGATGGGGATTTCCCGGTCAATGGCCGCGACCCTCATTGCTGAAGGCAACGTGGTGAGCCGCGGCAAGAAACTCGGAAAGTCCGCGCGGTTGGTTGCCGGCGATGTCCTGGAAGTGACGGTGCCTGAACGACGGGACCCGCTCGAAGTGGTGGAGGAAGTTGTGGAAGGCCTGAAAATCCTGTTGGACGACGACGAATTTGTCGTTGTGGACAAGCCGGTGGGCGTTGCCGCGCATCCGTCGCCCGGCTGGGTAGGGCCCACGGTAGTCGGCGGTCTCGCCGGAGCCGGCTTCCGGATCTCGACGTCGGGTTCCCCCGAACGGGTGGGGATCGTGCACCGGCTTGACGTCGGCACGTCCGGGGTGATGGTGGTGGCCAAAACGGAGCGCGCCTATACGGCCCTGAAGCGGGCCTTCAAGGAGCGCACCGTGGAGAAGGTGTACCACGCGGTGGTCCAGGGGCTCCCGGATCCGCTGGAGGGCACCATCGACGCACCAATCGGTCGCCACCCCGGACACGACTGGCGTTTTGCCGTGATCGAAGACGGCCGGCCGTCGATCACGCACTATGAGGTCCTGGAGGCTTTTGGCAAGGCCACGCTGGTGGAGGTGCACCTTGAGACCGGGCGTACACACCAGATCCGTGTCCATTTCTCAGCGTTGCGGCACCCATGCGCCGGAGATCTTACCTACGGGGCGGATCCTCGGCTCGCCGCCACACTGGGCCTGACCCGGCAATGGCTCCATGCCCGGCAGCTCGGCTTCGACCACCCGGTAACGGGGGAGCGCGTGACCGTGACCAGCGAATACCCGCAGGACCTGGCCTTTGCCCTCGAAGTCCTGGAGTCCGGGGAGGCCTAG
- the nrdR gene encoding transcriptional regulator NrdR: MYCPFCRNPDSRVVDSRMADDGSAIRRRRQCPECGRRFTTVETTSLSVIKRSGVGEPFSRSKVINGVRKACQGRPVSEDDLALLAQEVEEQIRASGAAEIDAHEVGLIILGPLQKLDQVAYLRFASVYQAFESLEDFETAIALLRHESVEEGTQPAAAPAKSSEKSPL, translated from the coding sequence ATGTACTGTCCATTTTGCCGCAATCCGGACTCCCGCGTTGTGGACAGCCGGATGGCCGACGACGGCTCGGCCATCCGCCGCCGCCGGCAGTGCCCGGAATGCGGCCGCAGGTTCACCACCGTGGAAACCACCAGCCTTTCGGTGATCAAACGCTCCGGAGTGGGCGAACCCTTCAGCCGCAGCAAGGTCATCAACGGCGTGCGCAAGGCATGCCAGGGCCGGCCGGTCAGCGAAGACGACCTGGCGCTCCTTGCCCAGGAGGTGGAGGAGCAGATCCGGGCCTCGGGCGCGGCCGAGATCGACGCCCATGAAGTCGGCCTGATCATCCTTGGTCCGCTGCAGAAGCTAGACCAGGTGGCCTACCTGCGTTTTGCCAGCGTGTACCAGGCCTTCGAATCCCTTGAGGACTTCGAGACGGCCATTGCCCTGCTCCGCCACGAGTCTGTGGAAGAAGGCACGCAACCCGCGGCGGCGCCCGCGAAGAGCTCCGAAAAGAGCCCCCTGTAA
- a CDS encoding cell division protein SepF yields MAGALRKTMIYLGLADGDEHYESEHTTTRKDEDDSMEVDREERRAPATVRDVSRESSHAPEEEYRAPVTPIKRAASSREEPSGLRQITTIHPRSYNDAKLIGESFRDGIPVIMNVTDMGEADAKRLVDFSAGLVFGLRGSIERVTNKVFLLSPSYIEVIGDDKKVSETQASFFNQS; encoded by the coding sequence ATGGCCGGCGCTCTGCGCAAGACAATGATCTATCTTGGGCTCGCCGATGGCGATGAACACTACGAGTCCGAGCACACCACAACACGTAAGGACGAGGACGATTCGATGGAAGTTGACCGCGAGGAACGCCGTGCACCGGCAACCGTCCGCGACGTCAGCCGAGAGTCATCACACGCCCCCGAAGAGGAATACCGCGCACCAGTGACCCCCATCAAGCGTGCGGCCTCAAGCCGCGAAGAACCGTCCGGGCTTCGGCAGATCACCACGATCCACCCGCGGTCCTACAATGACGCCAAGCTCATCGGTGAGAGTTTCCGGGACGGCATCCCCGTCATCATGAACGTCACCGACATGGGCGAAGCGGACGCCAAGCGTCTCGTGGACTTCTCGGCCGGCCTGGTTTTTGGTCTCCGGGGCAGCATCGAACGCGTCACCAACAAGGTTTTCCTGCTGTCACCGTCGTACATTGAGGTCATTGGCGATGACAAGAAGGTCAGCGAGACGCAGGCCAGCTTCTTCAATCAAAGTTAG